From the Elaeis guineensis isolate ETL-2024a chromosome 16, EG11, whole genome shotgun sequence genome, the window ataattattatctaaaattttattaaaaattcttctccaacttcttatatcttttatttatctataaaatCATGTCATGTTTCACGTTCGCGACACCCTCACGTTTATGTTGAAGCGTTGAGTATGTGATTTGACTGtctttctatatatattttattgatagCTGACTgtctttttatattatatttttttcataccaTCTGTTCGATGATCCCATCATGCAATCTATATATTCTAGAATCTAAGAATATTGACCTCGCAATATAAAATTTTAgtgataataattaaaaatatttatttgatgaaactatatatatgtatatatatatttcataaaatagttattaaaatattttatattttaagaaattatttcaataatattttaagaaattataatagtaatatatatatatatatatatattactgttATAATTTCTTAAAATATTACTGAAATagtttcttaaaatattttaataactaTTTTATGAAACCCTACCgaaattcttctcaaaattctaatattttttatttatctgctCATGGCATGTTTCACGTAGGGTGACCAAGCCGTTTGACCCGGTTAAGCAGAAGGTTGGTGACGCGGGTTGGCGCATTTTTTGCGACCCATGCAGCAGTGCGAAACGAGACTGAAATAACCATGGCTTTTGCGACCCAACAACGGCTATTCTTCTCTATAAATACAAACAAGTTGTAGATGACTTGATTCAGAGCACGCATCACCTTCCACCTCCAAGATATCAAACTTCTCGGCATCAGTAATTAAGCCCAAAACTCTCCTCCTAGTTAAGGTAGCAACCATGGCATCTTCTCTGATCTTTACGGTGAGCCGGAGGGAGCCCGTGCTCGTTGCACCGGCGAAGCCCACACCGCACGAGTTCAAACCCCTCTCGGACATCGATGACCAGGAGGGCCTGAGGTTTTACAGCTCTGGCATCCATTTCTACCGCAACGATCCCTCCAAGGAGGGACGGGACCCGGCAAGGGTCATAAAGGAGGCCCTTGGGAAGGTCCTCGTGCACTACCATCCGATCGCTGGCCGCCTTCGGGAATGGCCCGGGAGGAAGCTGGTGGTGGAGTGCACCGGCGAAGGGGTGGTGTTCGTGGAGGCCAACGCTGATGTCCGGCTCGAGGAGTTCGGCAATGCACCCAGTCCACCCTTTCCTTGCGTGGAGGAGCTGCTCTACGATACAGAGAGCTTGGGAAGCGACCTCGACTGCCCCTTTCTCTTTGTTCAGGTACATGGTTAAATCTTCGAAGCTCTTGTCGTGTTTGATATGAAAAGATCAAACGTACTGGAGTCTATCAGAATGATCCTTACCTACGATTATCTTACGAAGCCTATAGACCCCCAGCACAATTCTTGAGGGATACATTGCATTATCTTCCTTAACTTGTTATAATAATGCTCTCCTCCACGTGAGAATATTGCATGGGAAATAAAATATTGCTCTCTACCACCATCTTGAGGGGGAAAAGAGATCATGTTAATTCTTAGCATGCAAAAGATTTTTAGCAAATTGATAGCAAGTCTCTTCATTGACTGACCTATAATATTTAGTCCCGTATCCGGCTCAAGTTTCAAGGTTTCTTTATTTTCCAATCCCTTATATTCTCCATAATAAGCTAAAAACAACTGCGTACGCAGTTATAAGTATGTACAGGGATAACATAACGAGAAATTATTAGGTAGACTCATTCTACCTAACATAACTGTGTGCATGGAGAATATAACTATATGCAATAGCCAATATAAATGTGCACACAAGATTGTTTACTAATGATCAAGGAACGGTATTTTAAAGTCcagtcaaagaaaagaaaaaaaaaagactgaatgtcaagttgttctaaaatttttgccccATGAAACCAATGAGCTAGCTCTAAATGGTCCTCGCTCTCTTCCTGAAATTAATTATGGGTGATGATCAGGTGACGCGACTCAAGTGCGGAGGCTTCATCTTTGGTCTGCGGATCAACCACACGATCATGGACGCACCGGGGGTGGTGCAGTTCCTCACTGCCCTGGGCGAGATGGCGCGCGGGGCAGCTGCCCCTACCGTGCCGCCCGTGTGGGAGAGAGAGCTGCTCACCGCCCGCTGCCCCCCTCGCATCACCCACGTCCACCCGGAGTACGAGTTCTCGGCCGCCACCGACGTGATGACTACCGTCCCCCTGTCCGACATGGTGAACCGCTCCTTCTTCTTCGGCCCCAGGGAGATATCCGCTCTAAGGAAGTACGCGCCCCCGCACCTGCGCCCCACCAGCTCCAGGTTCGAGCTGATCACCGCCTCCGTCTGGCGGAGCCGCACCGCGGCCCTCGGCTACGACCCCGACGACGAGGTCCGCGTCCTCTTCGTCGTGAACGCCCGCGGGCGGCGCAGCCCGCCCCTGCCGTCGGGGTACTACGGGAACGCGCTGGCATTTCCAGTGGCCTCGTCGGCGGCGGGCAGGCTGAGGCGGAGCCCGCTGGGGTACGCACTGGAGGTGGTGAAGAAGGCCAAGGCGAGCGTGACGGACGAGTACATGCAGTCGGTGGCGGACCTGATGGTGCTCCAGGGTAGGCCGCACTTCGCCATGGCTCGGACCTACCTCGTGTCGGACGTGACCCGGGCGGGCTTCGAGGCGGTGGATTTCGGGTGGGGGGAGGGGGTCTACGGCGGCCCGGCCAGTGCTGGTATCGGGGGGGCCGGCGTTGCCAGCTTCTACACCTGGCACAGGAACGGCAAGGGGGAGGAAGGCATCTTGGTTCCCATGTGTCTGCCGGGACCCGCCATGGAGAGGTTCCAGATGGAGATGGAGAGCTTGACCCAGGAGCCCGCCTTTGATCCTTACGACAGCAATACTAATATGAAGAATATATCCATTGTCAGTCGTGATATGAAGATGTCACGCCTATAAATATGTAATAGGATGTCACTTGAATTGGCTGCGTAGGTATCTGTTGTGAGTATTCTAGAATATCTCATgattctagaatattttttcatatattcttCCATATATTTGTTATTGATATTTGCATGTATACCTGGCTGTGTAGTCTATAGATATTCCATATATTATGTACTTTGTTTTCAAGAAATATAATAGAGTTGTTCGTTTTTAATTTCAGTTTGTTGCTTTATTTTGACAATACTAGTGTGATAGGGAGGTTTATTTGTTGATTGACTTCATGTATCACTGAAgtttaatctaaaagttagatgcGTAGAATTAGATTTGGTTGACCGTTCCTTCCATTTCCAGGGAAGACCATTTGATCTAAGGGAGGTTCCCTTCACTAAAATTTAGTGATTATTTgttgatataataattaatataagagTTGTTCTACACCATGTGAATGCGCTTGCAAAATGAATGACAATGATAatttctttattgaggataatttttgattttcacatcttgatttcattgatcttcaATAGGAATATTTGTAGATTACAATGCCAGCAATTACAGTAATTACAAGAAAAAGGAACATCTTGATTACATACTCAGTAAGATCAAAGAACCAAAAGTAGAATTGCTAAACAAAGAGAAACCAAAAATAGGTGTGCAGActaaatatgaatatatattgaCTTACTAAACATAGAGAGAAAACAAATAAGAGTATATACCAA encodes:
- the LOC105059707 gene encoding benzyl alcohol O-benzoyltransferase-like, producing MASSLIFTVSRREPVLVAPAKPTPHEFKPLSDIDDQEGLRFYSSGIHFYRNDPSKEGRDPARVIKEALGKVLVHYHPIAGRLREWPGRKLVVECTGEGVVFVEANADVRLEEFGNAPSPPFPCVEELLYDTESLGSDLDCPFLFVQVTRLKCGGFIFGLRINHTIMDAPGVVQFLTALGEMARGAAAPTVPPVWERELLTARCPPRITHVHPEYEFSAATDVMTTVPLSDMVNRSFFFGPREISALRKYAPPHLRPTSSRFELITASVWRSRTAALGYDPDDEVRVLFVVNARGRRSPPLPSGYYGNALAFPVASSAAGRLRRSPLGYALEVVKKAKASVTDEYMQSVADLMVLQGRPHFAMARTYLVSDVTRAGFEAVDFGWGEGVYGGPASAGIGGAGVASFYTWHRNGKGEEGILVPMCLPGPAMERFQMEMESLTQEPAFDPYDSNTNMKNISIVSRDMKMSRL